In Streptomyces sp. NBC_00433, a single genomic region encodes these proteins:
- a CDS encoding cold-shock protein, producing MATGTVKWFNAEKGFGFIEQDGGGADVFAHYSNIAASGFRELQEGQKVTFDVTQGQKGPQAENIVPA from the coding sequence ATGGCTACTGGCACCGTGAAGTGGTTCAACGCGGAAAAGGGCTTCGGCTTCATCGAGCAGGACGGCGGCGGCGCCGACGTCTTCGCCCACTACTCCAACATCGCTGCCTCCGGCTTTCGTGAGCTGCAGGAAGGCCAGAAGGTGACCTTCGACGTCACCCAGGGCCAGAAGGGCCCGCAGGCCGAGAACATCGTTCCCGCCTGA